In one Vulgatibacter incomptus genomic region, the following are encoded:
- a CDS encoding putative Ig domain-containing protein — protein sequence MKRNLLPMLLGAVAFAVPMAAAGQVPPPTFTWSSPFQPLPIEGGGPKTFANVTGTAPLGYNGQELGKDLPFDVTFFDNTYNKINVGAKGYITFGPNRADGTPTPAVSGNLDAIKVSPTTTSPANLKNTSNPFNVVAAWWGDHYCEPSAEISYQVLDTGEHAAPNRVFIVQWFCTKAVNSTSPVGTLTRFQAQIWLYERSVPGRNNVIRARYGTLTLDTQSVWANVSWGLKKNNAAGTLGPAADGSVDICNPLNAANGLPKCGPEHFPAQTTIQYGLMEGVDFTAAVKPGRIKATGNTIDFSIDTTLRNVGDQTGDAIYDLWLVKAAVGPAGFVPDGPGATKIGSVTRPTTVPGGGSVVLTENLVGVSRTNIANGLYYICADIHPASGTAEVYESNNRVCSTSKVAIGPDLTGKITGFTPTTAGPGQDITVQFELSNIGSADSGPFNYWIVMDTVQGTGIGVARSQSIVHNRIDNGLQAGQTIPMVTLDAKTPWKLLGDKYTFSLHVDSSDPTTLPIVREVEDDADFTNNVVRTTATLTSKRHTGVKVTQTRVTINLPNGCFYGEPIEGSLEVCNTLTGSADAWNFHPALMMGPTDRVAWENDAVAASYPPACNDDDANVEWNHATCADPAAQCIAGRCRVECETNADCGTNLFCGHDWTAEPQLGPKAKTCMNYLPAPPPASQCKVYPVKGRIPLADADNQRYQNGSQLFHWVADSLRTLSQDTPDEFASSRYNCRRPLPDFTVGYMNPPSRVVAGEAAVISRSIKNVGLIEQPALAGVAPPTTVQAKYAYYLGSTKYVSIHDIRLDVQSTGGAGVVSLGRFDENRLTDQVIIPSDTKAGEYFIALIVDPDNEFAELDKSNNVFVHPTQKVVVVESSLKILNGTIPPVTLGESPVYQFDAAGGVVRPLQWSADGTPPGMTLDSNGLLTGTPIDDGDNYFIVSVRSGDLVAKKAVKLTVLKPMGSLQITTRTLPTGIRGKAYGGWIDAAGKSHKGVPLTASGGLPPYTWALASPKDTIPNGMDTSLGLLNCGDECEAKVTGTLQTTGSKTFTVKVTDARGNWVTQELTLMVVEESSLMITVDRFQQGWTARYYEFCLVASGGVGPEYSWRFDPRTYPAGLTVETRGSVRGCLVGTPKECGNFMVDSTVTDDARGQSFNARVPFPVECSGVDLTMPRIPDIKRGQVVEISLYSTNAVDPTFRLVQGTLPPGLSLSDGVISGTVSSDAPFGAYTVMIEIKDVEGRLGLDSLTLTVQIEPKEAHTETKKKSGCSAAGSPANGVAFGLALVGAALLRRRGNGTLGGSDS from the coding sequence ATGAAGCGTAATCTCCTTCCGATGCTGCTAGGCGCTGTGGCCTTCGCCGTCCCGATGGCCGCGGCGGGGCAGGTGCCCCCTCCTACCTTCACCTGGTCGAGCCCGTTCCAGCCGCTCCCGATCGAGGGAGGGGGGCCGAAGACCTTCGCGAACGTCACCGGCACGGCGCCTCTTGGTTATAACGGCCAGGAGCTAGGCAAGGACCTGCCGTTCGACGTCACGTTCTTCGACAACACCTACAACAAGATCAACGTGGGTGCGAAGGGTTACATCACCTTCGGCCCCAACCGCGCGGACGGGACCCCCACTCCCGCCGTAAGCGGTAACCTCGACGCCATCAAGGTGTCGCCGACTACCACCAGTCCCGCCAACCTGAAGAATACCTCGAACCCCTTCAACGTGGTCGCCGCGTGGTGGGGCGACCACTACTGCGAGCCTTCGGCCGAGATCAGCTACCAGGTCCTCGACACGGGCGAGCACGCCGCGCCGAACCGGGTGTTCATCGTCCAGTGGTTCTGCACCAAGGCCGTCAACTCGACGTCGCCTGTCGGGACCCTGACGCGGTTCCAGGCGCAGATTTGGCTCTACGAGCGTTCGGTCCCCGGCCGGAACAACGTGATCCGCGCCCGGTACGGGACGCTCACGCTGGATACGCAGTCTGTCTGGGCCAACGTCAGCTGGGGCCTCAAGAAGAACAACGCCGCCGGCACGTTGGGGCCCGCCGCCGACGGCAGCGTCGACATCTGCAATCCTCTCAACGCTGCCAACGGATTGCCCAAGTGTGGCCCCGAGCACTTCCCGGCCCAGACCACCATCCAGTACGGGCTCATGGAGGGCGTCGATTTCACCGCCGCCGTCAAGCCGGGCCGGATCAAGGCCACCGGCAACACCATCGACTTCTCCATCGACACCACGCTGCGAAACGTAGGTGACCAGACGGGCGACGCGATCTACGACCTCTGGCTCGTCAAGGCTGCGGTTGGCCCTGCGGGCTTCGTCCCGGATGGACCGGGTGCGACGAAGATCGGCTCCGTGACCAGGCCGACCACCGTCCCCGGCGGCGGCTCCGTCGTCCTGACCGAGAACCTCGTCGGCGTCTCGCGGACCAACATCGCGAACGGGCTCTACTACATCTGCGCCGACATCCATCCGGCATCGGGGACGGCCGAGGTGTACGAGTCCAACAACCGCGTCTGCTCGACCAGCAAGGTCGCGATCGGCCCTGACCTTACGGGCAAGATCACCGGCTTCACTCCCACCACGGCTGGGCCGGGTCAGGACATCACGGTTCAGTTCGAGTTGTCGAACATCGGCTCGGCCGATTCGGGACCTTTCAACTACTGGATCGTGATGGATACCGTCCAGGGGACTGGGATTGGGGTCGCCCGCAGCCAGTCGATCGTGCACAATCGCATCGATAACGGCCTCCAGGCCGGGCAGACCATCCCCATGGTCACCCTGGACGCGAAGACGCCTTGGAAGCTCCTCGGCGACAAGTACACCTTCTCCCTCCACGTCGACTCCTCCGACCCGACCACGCTGCCAATCGTGCGAGAGGTGGAAGATGATGCGGATTTCACGAACAACGTAGTACGGACCACGGCGACGCTGACAAGCAAGCGCCACACGGGGGTGAAGGTGACCCAGACCCGGGTCACGATCAACCTTCCGAATGGCTGCTTCTATGGCGAACCGATCGAGGGGAGCCTCGAGGTCTGCAACACCCTCACCGGGTCCGCAGACGCCTGGAACTTCCACCCGGCCCTGATGATGGGGCCGACAGACCGGGTCGCTTGGGAAAACGACGCGGTGGCTGCCTCCTATCCGCCCGCTTGCAACGACGATGATGCGAACGTCGAGTGGAACCACGCGACCTGCGCCGATCCGGCTGCTCAGTGCATCGCCGGCCGCTGCCGCGTCGAGTGCGAGACGAACGCCGACTGCGGCACGAACCTGTTCTGTGGGCACGACTGGACGGCCGAGCCGCAGCTCGGTCCCAAGGCGAAGACGTGCATGAACTATCTGCCCGCCCCGCCCCCGGCGAGCCAGTGCAAGGTCTACCCGGTGAAGGGCCGGATCCCTCTGGCGGACGCCGATAACCAGCGCTACCAGAACGGCAGCCAGCTCTTCCACTGGGTTGCGGACAGCCTTCGGACCCTGAGCCAGGATACGCCTGACGAGTTCGCGTCCAGCCGGTACAACTGCCGGAGACCGCTTCCCGACTTCACGGTGGGCTACATGAATCCCCCGTCGCGGGTCGTGGCCGGCGAAGCCGCGGTGATCTCCCGCTCGATCAAGAACGTCGGCCTGATCGAGCAGCCGGCTCTTGCGGGTGTGGCGCCGCCCACGACGGTGCAGGCCAAGTACGCCTACTACCTCGGCTCGACTAAGTACGTCTCGATCCACGACATCCGGCTCGACGTCCAGTCGACCGGTGGCGCCGGCGTCGTCTCGCTCGGACGCTTCGACGAGAACCGGCTCACCGATCAGGTCATCATCCCGTCTGACACCAAGGCGGGCGAGTACTTCATCGCCCTCATCGTCGATCCGGACAACGAGTTCGCCGAGCTCGACAAGTCCAACAACGTCTTCGTGCACCCGACGCAGAAGGTCGTCGTCGTGGAGTCGTCCCTCAAGATCCTCAACGGGACCATTCCGCCCGTGACCCTCGGGGAGTCGCCGGTCTACCAGTTCGACGCCGCTGGCGGAGTCGTCCGCCCGCTGCAGTGGTCCGCCGACGGGACGCCCCCCGGCATGACGCTGGACTCGAACGGTCTGCTCACTGGCACGCCGATCGATGACGGTGACAACTACTTCATCGTCTCCGTGCGGTCGGGTGACCTCGTGGCGAAGAAGGCCGTGAAGCTTACGGTCCTCAAGCCCATGGGCTCCCTCCAGATCACCACCCGGACCCTCCCCACCGGCATCAGGGGCAAGGCCTACGGTGGCTGGATCGACGCAGCCGGCAAGTCCCACAAGGGCGTGCCCCTCACGGCCAGCGGCGGTCTCCCGCCGTACACGTGGGCTTTGGCGAGTCCGAAGGACACGATTCCGAACGGCATGGACACCAGTCTCGGCCTACTCAACTGTGGGGACGAATGCGAAGCGAAGGTGACGGGCACGCTCCAGACGACGGGCTCGAAGACCTTCACTGTCAAGGTGACGGACGCCAGGGGGAACTGGGTCACCCAGGAGCTCACGCTGATGGTGGTCGAGGAGTCCAGCCTGATGATCACCGTCGACCGGTTCCAGCAGGGGTGGACCGCAAGGTACTACGAATTCTGTCTCGTCGCGTCCGGCGGCGTTGGCCCGGAATACTCCTGGCGCTTTGACCCGAGGACCTACCCGGCAGGCCTCACCGTTGAGACTCGGGGCAGCGTGCGGGGGTGCCTGGTTGGAACGCCGAAGGAGTGCGGCAACTTCATGGTCGACTCGACGGTGACGGACGACGCGAGAGGGCAGAGCTTCAACGCCCGGGTTCCGTTCCCGGTGGAATGCTCAGGGGTTGACCTGACCATGCCTCGTATCCCGGACATCAAGCGCGGCCAGGTGGTGGAGATCTCGCTCTACTCGACCAACGCCGTCGACCCGACCTTCCGCCTCGTGCAGGGCACCCTGCCGCCGGGCTTGTCGCTCTCGGATGGCGTCATCTCGGGCACGGTCTCGTCCGACGCACCCTTCGGAGCGTACACCGTGATGATCGAGATCAAGGACGTCGAGGGTCGCTTGGGTCTGGATTCCTTGACGCTCACGGTGCAGATCGAGCCCAAGGAGGCGCACACCGAGACGAAGAAGAAGTCCGGCTGCAGCGCGGCCGGCTCGCCGGCCAACGGGGTCGCCTTCGGCCTCGCCCTCGTCGGCGCCGCGTTGCTCCGCCGGCGCGGAAACGGGACCCTTGGAGGCTCGGATTCTTGA
- a CDS encoding aspartate aminotransferase family protein, translated as MGRNEELADRARNVLVGNYKQQPIAIERGEGCYLYDAEGRRYLDMIAGIATVSLGHCHPKVVAALEAQSKQLWHASNVVYTLPQIELAERICSSSFAERVFFCNSGAEANEAALKLARRWQRDRGQDRFEIIAFQSSFHGRTLFTVTATGQPKYWEGFEPMVPGVHHAKYGDLASVEALIGPKTAAIIVEPVQGEGGVRPAPKGFLAGLRKLADEHGLVLIFDEVQTGMGRTGPLFAYQRHGVEPDVMTLAKALGNGIPIGAMCTREELARSLVPGTHASTFGGNPLAAACASAVFDELLDGGVLERGQIAGEYLAARLGDMARRLGPEKVVEARGQGLLHGVELLGPAAPVISRCRELGVIVNAAGEKVVRLAPPLIIEHVQIDEAVDVLERAIRES; from the coding sequence ATGGGACGCAACGAGGAGCTCGCCGACCGGGCCAGAAACGTATTGGTCGGAAACTACAAGCAGCAGCCGATCGCGATCGAGCGTGGCGAGGGATGCTACCTCTACGACGCGGAGGGCCGCCGCTACCTCGACATGATCGCGGGGATCGCGACCGTGTCGCTGGGCCACTGCCATCCGAAGGTGGTGGCGGCGCTCGAGGCCCAGTCGAAGCAGCTCTGGCACGCGTCGAACGTGGTCTACACGCTGCCGCAGATCGAGCTCGCCGAGCGGATCTGCAGCTCGTCGTTCGCGGAGCGCGTCTTCTTCTGCAACTCGGGCGCGGAGGCCAACGAGGCGGCGCTGAAGCTCGCCCGCCGCTGGCAGCGCGACCGGGGCCAGGATCGCTTCGAGATCATCGCGTTCCAGAGCAGCTTCCACGGCCGCACCCTCTTCACGGTCACCGCCACGGGCCAGCCCAAGTACTGGGAGGGCTTCGAGCCGATGGTCCCCGGCGTGCATCACGCCAAATACGGAGACCTGGCCTCGGTGGAGGCGCTCATCGGGCCGAAGACGGCGGCGATCATCGTCGAGCCGGTCCAGGGAGAGGGCGGCGTCCGCCCTGCGCCCAAGGGCTTCCTCGCCGGGCTGCGGAAGCTCGCCGATGAGCACGGGCTCGTCCTGATCTTCGACGAGGTCCAGACGGGCATGGGCCGCACCGGCCCGCTCTTCGCGTACCAGCGGCACGGCGTCGAGCCGGACGTGATGACCCTCGCGAAGGCCCTGGGCAACGGGATCCCCATCGGCGCGATGTGCACGAGGGAGGAGCTCGCGCGCTCCCTGGTCCCGGGAACCCACGCCTCCACCTTCGGCGGCAACCCCCTCGCTGCCGCATGTGCCTCGGCGGTCTTCGACGAGCTCCTCGACGGTGGCGTCCTCGAGCGCGGGCAGATCGCCGGCGAGTACCTGGCGGCGCGCCTCGGAGACATGGCCCGCCGCCTCGGACCCGAGAAGGTCGTCGAGGCCCGAGGCCAGGGGCTCCTCCACGGCGTCGAGCTGCTCGGGCCGGCCGCACCCGTGATCTCGCGGTGCCGCGAGCTGGGCGTGATCGTCAACGCGGCCGGCGAGAAGGTCGTCCGCCTCGCGCCTCCGCTCATCATCGAGCACGTGCAGATCGACGAAGCGGTCGACGTCCTCGAGCGCGCCATTCGCGAGAGCTGA
- the argF gene encoding ornithine carbamoyltransferase — MSKHTDAKQKRDFLSLDGWSKQELLGLLERARELKELRRLGERHQPLAGKSVGLVFEKASTRTRVSFSVGAFELGAQALDLPVAQTQLGRGEPIPDAARVLSRYVHGLVIRTFAHERLEEFARWSSVPVINGLTDLHHPCQILADVQTAMERLGAVEDLEVAWIGDGNNVAHSWIEAASILGFRLRLACPEGYGPDAAVLAAAQARAPGLVSCVGSPEEAARGANVLTTDVWASMGQEEEAKVRAAAFAGFKIDRQLLSLATSEAIVLHCLPAHRGEEIDEGVLEGPSSAVFDEAENRLHVQKALLELLVG; from the coding sequence TTGTCGAAGCACACCGATGCAAAGCAGAAGCGGGATTTCCTGTCACTGGACGGTTGGTCGAAGCAGGAGCTCCTCGGTCTCCTCGAGCGAGCCCGAGAGCTGAAGGAGCTGCGCCGCCTGGGGGAGCGCCATCAGCCACTGGCCGGCAAGAGCGTGGGGCTCGTCTTCGAGAAGGCTTCCACCCGGACTCGCGTCTCCTTTTCCGTGGGCGCGTTCGAGCTGGGGGCCCAGGCGCTCGATCTGCCCGTGGCCCAGACCCAGCTCGGGAGGGGTGAGCCTATCCCCGACGCGGCGCGCGTTCTCTCGCGCTACGTCCACGGGCTGGTGATCCGCACCTTCGCCCACGAGCGGCTGGAGGAGTTCGCCCGCTGGTCGAGCGTGCCCGTGATCAACGGCCTCACCGACCTCCACCACCCCTGCCAGATCCTCGCAGACGTACAGACGGCGATGGAGCGCCTCGGTGCCGTGGAGGACCTCGAGGTCGCGTGGATCGGCGACGGGAACAACGTCGCCCACTCCTGGATCGAGGCCGCTTCGATCCTCGGCTTCCGCTTGCGTCTGGCCTGCCCGGAGGGCTACGGCCCCGACGCCGCCGTCCTCGCCGCGGCACAGGCGCGAGCCCCCGGTCTCGTGAGCTGCGTCGGCAGCCCCGAGGAGGCGGCTCGCGGAGCCAACGTCCTCACCACCGACGTCTGGGCGTCGATGGGGCAGGAGGAGGAGGCCAAGGTCCGCGCGGCGGCGTTCGCGGGCTTCAAGATCGACCGCCAGCTCCTCTCCCTCGCCACGAGCGAGGCCATCGTTCTCCACTGCCTTCCGGCGCACCGCGGCGAGGAGATCGACGAGGGCGTCCTCGAGGGCCCGAGCTCCGCGGTCTTCGACGAGGCGGAGAACCGCCTCCACGTCCAGAAGGCGCTCCTCGAGCTCCTGGTCGGCTAG
- a CDS encoding PEGA domain-containing protein, which yields MRWLRWIIVAVASALPGVGAAEPRILALPIDADGVPARQVAEVQAELDRALAELHGWSRIGLPAPPPCERSDEACLAEAGRAARADRIFAPSLRSLGGALVLAAVSVDPESGSAQRLTQAIAGSPAGAARELVVRAITPERWTGRLEVDAARGSEIWIDGVLHGSSPLEGAITGLVPGPHVLRVVRPGGGEARSYVEVRFGAATRVRVEPRSDDVTLVGVEPAPVAATALSEGPAAVAVDRDGGLPRGWTIAKWALLGGGAAVAAAGTIPAAAAGASLRERDALRDGSGSFPADARARQEELGRRYEARRSAATGLFVAGGAMLVGAGVLFAWEALLPGGERDERRDRAASVALTVSADGAGVVGRF from the coding sequence ATGCGCTGGCTTCGTTGGATCATTGTGGCAGTCGCCAGCGCCTTGCCGGGCGTGGGCGCCGCGGAGCCACGGATCCTCGCGCTCCCGATCGACGCCGACGGAGTCCCGGCCCGGCAGGTGGCCGAAGTGCAGGCCGAGCTGGATCGCGCGCTCGCCGAGCTCCACGGTTGGAGCCGGATCGGGCTCCCGGCACCTCCTCCCTGTGAACGGTCTGACGAGGCCTGTCTCGCCGAGGCCGGCAGGGCGGCGCGGGCCGACCGGATCTTCGCCCCCTCGCTCCGATCCCTGGGAGGCGCCCTGGTCCTCGCGGCGGTCTCCGTGGACCCGGAGTCCGGCTCGGCGCAGCGCCTGACCCAGGCGATCGCCGGGAGCCCGGCAGGGGCGGCGCGGGAGCTCGTCGTTCGCGCGATCACCCCGGAGCGCTGGACCGGGAGGCTCGAGGTCGACGCGGCCCGCGGATCCGAAATCTGGATCGACGGCGTCCTCCACGGCAGCTCGCCCCTCGAGGGCGCGATCACCGGCCTCGTCCCCGGTCCCCACGTGCTGCGGGTGGTCCGCCCGGGAGGAGGGGAGGCGAGGAGCTACGTCGAGGTGCGGTTCGGCGCCGCCACCCGCGTTCGGGTCGAGCCGCGCTCCGACGACGTCACCCTGGTCGGCGTGGAGCCGGCCCCGGTGGCGGCAACGGCGCTCTCGGAAGGGCCTGCCGCCGTCGCCGTCGACCGGGACGGCGGGCTGCCTCGCGGCTGGACAATCGCCAAGTGGGCCCTCCTGGGCGGCGGCGCCGCGGTGGCCGCGGCGGGCACGATCCCCGCGGCGGCGGCGGGCGCGAGCCTGCGGGAGCGCGATGCGCTCCGCGACGGCTCGGGCTCGTTCCCTGCCGACGCACGCGCCAGGCAGGAAGAGCTGGGCAGGCGCTACGAGGCGCGGCGGAGCGCGGCCACCGGCCTATTCGTCGCAGGCGGCGCGATGCTGGTCGGGGCCGGGGTGCTCTTCGCGTGGGAAGCGCTCCTCCCCGGCGGAGAGCGCGACGAGCGAAGGGATCGGGCGGCGTCGGTCGCGCTGACCGTTTCCGCAGACGGTGCCGGAGTGGTCGGACGATTCTAG
- a CDS encoding J domain-containing protein, producing MPAGIDPGEGRAILDLHARLPSITHFELLGVERSAGPGEVEEAYFELSKRFHPDRYYGRNLGPYEVAVGEIFRRLKEAAQTLRDPVQRRAYLASMATPDDRAEDAVTKARRAERSERLRRMDPGLRRAQTATELEARGRKSFAEGRWREAAADLSSAASLQGSREVGGESPLSALAEEARGRAASEHAAMLAESADRLAITGDAQQARGRWLEAARLVPHDVAFVTRAMTSFLELGGEASEARDVIQLLRETAPRDADAQALVGRALLASGHEKAGRQALEQALRLDPRQPFARSALRKWRWPFRS from the coding sequence GTGCCAGCCGGGATCGATCCCGGAGAGGGCCGCGCGATCCTCGACCTGCATGCGCGCCTCCCGTCGATCACGCACTTCGAGCTCCTTGGGGTCGAGCGGTCCGCCGGCCCGGGCGAGGTCGAGGAGGCCTACTTCGAGCTCTCGAAGCGCTTCCATCCGGATCGCTACTACGGCAGGAACCTCGGCCCCTACGAGGTCGCCGTCGGCGAGATCTTCCGGAGGCTGAAGGAGGCCGCGCAGACGCTGCGGGATCCGGTGCAGCGGCGCGCGTACCTCGCTTCGATGGCGACGCCCGACGATCGGGCGGAGGACGCCGTCACGAAGGCCCGGCGGGCCGAGCGAAGCGAGCGGCTCCGACGGATGGACCCGGGCCTTCGTCGGGCGCAGACCGCGACGGAGCTCGAGGCCCGGGGCCGCAAGAGCTTCGCCGAGGGGCGATGGCGCGAGGCGGCGGCGGATCTCTCGTCCGCGGCGAGCCTCCAGGGCTCTCGTGAGGTCGGAGGCGAGAGTCCGCTCTCGGCCCTCGCAGAAGAGGCGAGGGGGCGGGCGGCGAGCGAGCACGCCGCGATGCTCGCGGAATCGGCCGACAGGCTGGCGATCACGGGAGACGCGCAGCAGGCTCGCGGCCGGTGGCTCGAGGCGGCGCGCCTGGTTCCCCACGACGTCGCCTTCGTCACCCGGGCGATGACCTCGTTTCTCGAGTTGGGCGGAGAGGCGTCCGAAGCGCGCGACGTGATCCAGCTGCTTCGGGAGACGGCTCCCCGCGACGCCGACGCCCAGGCGCTCGTCGGCCGAGCCCTCCTCGCCTCCGGCCACGAAAAGGCCGGACGGCAGGCGCTGGAGCAGGCGCTCCGGCTCGATCCCAGACAACCCTTTGCACGGAGCGCGCTGCGAAAGTGGCGCTGGCCCTTTCGATCATGA
- the dnaK gene encoding molecular chaperone DnaK, which yields MALALSIMNAETTTIGIDLGTTNSVVATVHHGVPTIIPSRTGARLTPSVVAVAANGKKLVGSIARRQGIINPEQTIYSAKRLIGRRFSSKEVTEASRHLPYRVECGLHDDVRLRLGGSSVAVPEISAMILQELRLDAEAWLGRPVERAVITVPAYFNDAQRQATKDAGVIAGLEVMRIINEPTAAALAFGHGRAHSGKIAVFDLGGGTFDISVLQLKRGVYEVLATSGDTFLGGEDFDNRLIEWLLQGFEADYGADLRKEKMAMQRLRDGAEKAKHELSSAREARIELPFLYTLPTGGAALHLQRTLTRETFRELTQDLVERTIRTTAAVLAEAKISPKEIGEVVLVGGQTRSPSVQEAVKRFFGREPSKAVHLDEVVALGAAIQADALASNKADTLLLDVTAQSLGIKVAGGFSNVIIPRNTTIPTSASHRFTTVRDNQPGARILVLQGDEKEASKNELLGDFQLMGLRRAPRGEVEIEVRFDISADGIVWVSAQDVETGQEQSIQVEPSGGMTREELEVVSAQHRDDLRPVDPAAAEQRARLPKLLEEAERLLPALRPTLLETTFGADALAKAERAIAHGREAARAADQVATTSSIHELERTLELFKVVQQRAAGTWRAG from the coding sequence GTGGCGCTGGCCCTTTCGATCATGAACGCCGAGACCACCACCATCGGAATCGATCTGGGAACCACGAACTCCGTGGTCGCGACCGTCCACCACGGCGTCCCGACGATCATTCCGTCTCGAACCGGAGCGAGGCTGACGCCCTCGGTCGTAGCCGTCGCCGCGAACGGGAAGAAGCTGGTCGGGTCGATCGCACGGCGCCAGGGGATCATCAACCCCGAGCAGACCATCTACTCGGCCAAGAGGCTGATCGGGAGGCGGTTCAGCTCGAAGGAGGTCACGGAGGCGAGCCGGCACCTTCCGTACCGCGTGGAGTGCGGCCTCCACGACGACGTGCGGCTCCGGCTGGGCGGCAGCTCGGTCGCGGTGCCGGAGATCTCGGCGATGATCCTCCAGGAGCTCCGGCTCGACGCGGAGGCGTGGCTGGGGCGTCCGGTGGAGCGGGCGGTCATCACCGTCCCGGCCTACTTCAACGACGCCCAGCGCCAGGCGACGAAGGACGCGGGCGTGATCGCCGGCCTGGAGGTGATGCGGATCATCAACGAGCCGACCGCCGCGGCGCTCGCGTTCGGCCATGGCCGCGCCCACTCGGGGAAGATCGCCGTCTTCGACCTCGGGGGCGGCACCTTCGACATCTCAGTCCTCCAGCTCAAGCGCGGCGTCTACGAGGTGCTGGCGACCTCGGGAGACACCTTCCTCGGCGGCGAGGACTTCGACAACCGGCTGATCGAGTGGCTCCTCCAGGGATTCGAGGCGGACTACGGCGCGGATCTCCGCAAGGAGAAGATGGCGATGCAACGGCTGCGCGACGGCGCAGAGAAGGCGAAGCACGAGCTCTCCTCCGCGCGCGAGGCGCGGATCGAGCTTCCCTTCCTCTACACCTTGCCCACCGGCGGCGCCGCGCTCCACCTCCAGCGGACGCTGACGCGCGAGACCTTCCGCGAGCTCACGCAGGATCTCGTCGAGCGCACGATCCGCACCACGGCGGCGGTGCTGGCCGAGGCGAAGATCTCGCCCAAGGAAATCGGCGAGGTCGTGCTGGTCGGCGGGCAGACAAGGTCCCCGAGCGTGCAGGAGGCGGTGAAGCGCTTCTTCGGGAGGGAGCCGTCCAAGGCGGTTCACCTCGACGAGGTGGTCGCGCTGGGCGCGGCGATCCAGGCCGACGCCCTTGCGTCGAACAAGGCGGACACGCTCCTCCTCGACGTGACGGCGCAGTCCCTCGGGATCAAGGTGGCGGGGGGATTCTCGAATGTGATCATCCCGCGCAACACGACGATCCCGACCTCGGCCTCCCATCGCTTCACCACGGTCCGCGACAACCAGCCCGGCGCGCGGATCCTCGTCCTCCAGGGAGACGAGAAGGAGGCCTCGAAGAACGAGCTCCTGGGCGATTTCCAGCTCATGGGGCTGCGGCGCGCGCCTCGCGGCGAAGTGGAGATCGAGGTCCGCTTCGACATCTCGGCGGACGGGATTGTCTGGGTCTCGGCGCAGGACGTGGAGACGGGCCAGGAGCAGTCCATCCAGGTGGAGCCGTCGGGCGGGATGACCCGGGAAGAGCTCGAGGTGGTCTCCGCGCAGCATCGCGACGACCTGCGGCCCGTGGATCCCGCCGCCGCCGAGCAACGCGCTCGCCTGCCCAAGCTCCTGGAGGAGGCGGAGCGCCTGCTCCCCGCGCTGCGTCCGACGCTCCTGGAGACGACCTTCGGCGCCGACGCTCTGGCGAAGGCGGAGCGTGCCATCGCCCACGGACGCGAAGCCGCAAGGGCGGCGGATCAGGTGGCCACCACGTCGAGCATCCACGAGCTCGAGCGGACGCTCGAGCTCTTCAAGGTGGTCCAGCAGCGCGCGGCCGGGACCTGGAGAGCGGGTTGA
- a CDS encoding tetratricopeptide repeat protein: MGDLRTDRLVMMGMLHHEQGDLGRAVSCFQQALDLAPGHAQARHCLALMASGMPIAVSSPDGIDIDVEDLELPPEALGDGDALDLLEAPLLPAPIAVPKGAMRPRVPVRTELDTLMAGARELFELGDFSGSLQLVEKALGMDPGNREARDYLDRNRETLVHMYESKIGPLSARPRVLLRPDEIIWLNLDHRSGFVLAQLDGTVSIEDVYALCGLSHLDSARILAELFEQGVIAT, encoded by the coding sequence ATGGGCGATCTTCGGACGGACCGGCTCGTGATGATGGGCATGCTCCACCACGAGCAGGGTGATCTCGGGAGGGCCGTGAGCTGCTTTCAGCAGGCCCTCGACCTCGCGCCCGGGCATGCCCAGGCGCGGCACTGCCTGGCGCTGATGGCGAGCGGAATGCCGATCGCCGTCTCCTCTCCCGACGGCATCGACATCGACGTAGAGGACTTGGAGCTGCCGCCGGAGGCCCTGGGCGATGGGGATGCGCTGGACCTCCTCGAGGCGCCGCTGCTGCCGGCGCCGATCGCCGTGCCCAAGGGAGCGATGAGGCCGAGGGTGCCGGTCCGCACGGAGTTGGACACGCTGATGGCAGGGGCGCGGGAGCTCTTCGAGCTGGGGGACTTCTCCGGCTCGCTCCAGCTCGTGGAGAAGGCGCTCGGCATGGATCCCGGAAACCGTGAGGCGCGCGACTACCTGGACCGCAACCGCGAGACGCTCGTCCACATGTACGAGTCGAAGATCGGGCCGCTCTCGGCCCGGCCGCGGGTGCTCCTCCGACCGGACGAGATCATCTGGTTGAACCTGGACCATCGATCCGGCTTCGTCCTCGCGCAGCTCGACGGGACGGTGTCGATCGAGGATGTCTACGCGCTGTGCGGCCTCTCGCACCTGGACTCGGCGCGGATCCTCGCGGAGCTCTTCGAGCAGGGCGTGATCGCCACCTGA